Below is a window of Schistocerca cancellata isolate TAMUIC-IGC-003103 chromosome 4, iqSchCanc2.1, whole genome shotgun sequence DNA.
CAACATATTTAATCTCTTGGTAAGCTGAGTGTTGGTCTGTAATTGTGTTGCATGCAGTGTGTTGTATTTTCACTATTTGTTTGTGTCTGCAAAGGTATGATATGACCCAACAGTAGGTGTGCCTCTTATGCCTAGTTCATTTAATTTCTGTAGTAGTGCCTCATTGTCTATAATACTGAATGCCTTCAACAAGTCAAGGAATCCTCCAATAATATATTCACCATTGTCCACTTTCTGGTAAATTTCACTCAGAAATTCATAGGTAGCAGTGCCGGTCGGCTGTTCATTCTAAACCTGTCTTGTGCTATGGACAGAATTTGATATTTTTGCGTAAAGCATGCCAGTCTGTTGTGGAAGACCTACTCAAAAAATTTTGAGAAGCAGGACAATAGGGCAATTGCCCTGTAATTGACAACTTccgctgtttttcctttttttaaatattagtttcagttttacatttttttgatAGGAAGAGAAGACCTTGATGTCAGTAAACTATTGCATAAATGTGTCAATGGTTTTACAGTGATTCCACtacatctttttattattttatcaggtATACTATCAACTCTAGATGATCATTAATTtcgtttttaaagtttttattacaataaaaatttcTTCTTTATTCATTTGGTACAGATGTAATGAGGTAGCAGTGTTGTTGATCTTGAATGATGTTGCTGTTGCATTTTGGTTACTTGGGTTAATCTTACTGATTAGTTGCCTACATATGTTTATTAATAGTTGTTGACGATATTTGCAATATTCTTTGTATCAGTTATTTTCTCTTCATCTTGACATAGCTTGAGATTGGCATTTCTGTTAGTGACATTACCTGTCTGCTGTTTCACAACTTTTGATGTAGCTTTTGTCTTGTGGCATGTAAAGGTCATTTTCCTTCATTTTTGCTTCTGTAACAACTATtaaaatattacttgtattttctGCAGTAAGCATGAAATTCATCACACATCCACAGTGTCCTTAATACAATATAGATTTTCTTTTTTTCCGTGAAAGATTAATTGCAGCTAGACTTGTTTTTATTATTAGACCATATCCTGTGTTCCTTCAGTGGGAATGCAGTTTTATAGTAGTTACTACGTATTTCCACAGATTTGTCAGACTTTTGACATGTTCTGCCATGCTGATATACTACATTCCATGTTTCCTCAGCTAACAGTTGTCTGAAGATATCTATATTTTTTCACTTAGAATTCATTCTTCTGTGGTTAATTCTGTTTGCATTGTGGTTTGTGGTATAGAAAACATTACACTGTCCATTATGGGCACAAAACCCTGTATTTATTGTTCTAGCCTGGAATTATTTTctgcaattataatttttttgtttgagttTTCCTGGAAGTTCAATTAATCATCACACACCATTAGATTTTTCTTATTATCTTTAAGCTTATTGAATGCACTGTCTTAGTTTCTGTAGGAATATAAGCTAAGATCACATTTGGGGTTCTGTACAGGCAAATTGTAGTTGTTTTTAGTGAAGTTATTTCTTTAGTATACATTTTGAAGTTTTGTTTTCCTTTCCCAGGATTTTAAACAGCAGTGTCTCGTGTTACTTCTAACAAAAATGCGTATCTCACCATGCTCAAAGGATATTGTACAGAATGAGGAGGATCGTGTAAACTGGCAACAATACAGTCCTTTATCAATGTTCACCTAAGCATATGAAAGAAGCTTCCTTCAGATGTTTCTGGTTAATTTTTTTCCTCCCTGTGGatcttttttttctgtatctgtatctaTCATTTTTGTTTTGTCACCTAAAAATGTCTCTTCTGTTATATTTCTGTGTTTTTTGGTAGTTGCACAACTTTCAACACAAACAATTTTGGAGTTCGGTGTTTCAGGTTTGCTCAGCCTGATCGCAATGTGGTTTTTGTCGAAACTGGTTGTTTTTATTTCAATGAGGTTATCTGTGTGTATTAATTTTGTTAGTATTTTGCCAATGTATGACTTCCCAGTGTTGTTGTGTGTCTGTGTTTCATAAACAGTTCTCCTGAAATGGAAAGTTCAAAGAATGTTATATTATGATAGACCTTTTTTTGGAAGCTCCAAATTCATGACTGATTCATCCTGCAGGTCCTATCTGTGAGGCATGCTAGTACTAGTGATGTTGGGCACTTTAAGATCAAGTAGTGTAGAAAAGCACTGTGTAGTATGCCTACCCTCCTTTCAGTATTCATCATTACTTGCACCCATGATTATGAAAGTATCATTCTTAGATAATTCTCTGAGTGAGTTTAGTGTTTTTTGTTATTTCAGTCAAAGGTGCACTCAATTTCATCATTCCTATAGCcatatatgatgtattatattcatttattttttcagatTTCTCATGGTGTGGATGTCACCAAGCATCACAACTCATTTTTTATATTCCTTTGTTTATTACTTGAATACATTCTCTTGACTTTCTGCACAGAGGTGTTTATAGTGCAGCTGAAGTTAGATTATAATTTACAGAATTTATTTGTTGTCTGTCAGCTTCTTCTGCAActgttgtaattattttttgtCACAACTGTTACCAATATATTGCCTGTGTGTGTATTTCAATTTCCCTGTTTGGCACACATACTTCTGTTAttattgtttgtatttgtttttaatcTTTTCAGTGCATCTTGTAAGCACTATATATTGTTTAATTGTGTTGCAGTAACTAACTGTTCAGTACCTAAATCTTGGTTTGTAACATCTGGGATATAGGGATGCACTGTTCGTTATCACAAAAACGTAACAATTTTTTTGTACTGAGCCACTGGATACAGAAGGGATGAATCTACAGTTGAGCTTCTCCTACAGGAGGATTGCATTGGTGCAATGCCATGAACAGTCTAAATTTTTGTCAGCATGCACACTTAAAAATTAGGTTACAGTTATGCtctgaatttgtttattttgtattgTGAGGTCCAGGTCATGAACTACTCCATCACTGTGCATTGTCTTTTCTTTAATCACTTTCCCACGAATTTTCTTGTATGTCTTATCATATTCTGTGAAGTTGTCTTTTTTGAGGTGATTGAGATGTTTTTTAGTTTCACTAGATACTGTGATAGTAAATGATATCCACTGCATATTTTTCCTTTGTTCAACATTGATTTTTGTAAGGGTTTTTCTTCCTTTTGTGGAAAATGCATCACAACTGTGACACAAAAGTATGAGAAAAATGCATAGAATGAGTTATTGGTTGTTGGTTTTGAAACTATATTTCCCCATGTTTCCTTTGCTAACATTTGTATGAGAATATTCATCTTTTCTTTGTTGAAGCGCCTTTTACATttccactttttattttttactacttgCAGTATAGAAGAATTTATTAGTGTCAGTAGTGTGTCATGATCTGAAAAACCTAAGTTTACATGTATAGCCTTTAGTAACACAATTTTCAGTATATGTGAAACAGGGAAGATAACACCTCTGTTTTTCTAGTAAGGTCTGAATAaaatagttttcagataaaacTGCTTAAAAGTTTTCTTATTTCTCTATTTTCAGTTATCAGGTTAttcctttttcttcattttcaggtacatcttattattttttcttcgttttcagTTTCAGGTTAATGTTAAAATCAGCATAtaataaatacactgacagaaaaaaatgcaacaccagcAAGGGGTTGTGTGAAATAAACAAAAGTTGTTAGGCATGTTTCTACTTTTGAACGGTGATGTTTGTTTGCAATtttgtgccagtcgcataagagtggcgctagtagtgacactatggggatgcaaatcaggttttctttaaatgcaCTCTGTATCATTCATGGGTGTTAATTAGCCTTTAGATTAgacatggtgagctgatgttagtcaagaaagcctttacggcaacaaagatgccattatcacaccttactgagtttgtatGAAGTTGTGTAttatggctacgagaagctggattctTCTGAGAAAAGTGACTTCCTTCACCACCAGCActgcttgcttttcagtttacagacagactgtacCTCCCCAGTGTTTCATCTGTGGTTCCCTTATGTAAGTAGACAAAGTAACTTCACTGATGTTGTGTTTATATAGTGGAGGTATTTTCAGTTCATTGAGTGAGTACTtaattgcagttgttaagtgagcttttatgtaaaatggATTCCTATAAACAGTGGCTGAGAAATGCTTCATTTGTAAGTATGATGTTGTCATTGGCATATGTGGTGCTAGTGGGAAAGAGACTGGGTTGGTAAATGTGGTATCTTGCTACTGCTTGTTGTTGGCAACATATTCTAAAGTTGTGTAACTATGTTGTAGCCACTTGCTGGTGAATTAATGAttgaccagaaagttactgcacttccCTCAACTTTGTGTGTTACTGGTATATCTAGCACTTGTAATAGAGTGGGCTGCAGTGACTGGAGCCACTTACCATATATCCACAGTATATCTTGCAGGGTGGGTGTCCATATCTCTGATGGAAAAGGAGTTACATTCAAATTTAGGACAGTAATGTGCCATAATGCATTGCTTGACTTGTGTTGAAATCTCTGAAGTTCCATAACATTCAGGTGACATACTTGTGTTGCAGAAGGAGGCAGTTTGAGCCTCTGGGCCTCATCAGATGCTAGAAGAGCCGAGGCTGAGGGGGTGCATTTGATACTCCTCATGCTCTGAAAAGTCTTCCTCATTGATAGCAGAAACAAttaaatcaacattgtcaaacacaCATTGCCAGCATGCTACAGCTAGGATAGGTTCTTTGATGTGTACACAGTTGATAGCTCTAGCTGTGGACCTTTTTGACATAATAGCTCACTTAACAATTGCAAATAAATACTCGtgtaataaaactgaaaataactctaTAAACATGGGCCCAGTGAAGTTATTTTGCCTGCTCATatgcactacatgatcaaaagtatccggacaacccaaaaacatacatttttcatattaggtgcattgtgctgccaggtactccatatcaatgacctcagtaatcattagacattgtgagagagcagaatgggacactccgcGGATCTCactgacttcaaacgtggtcagttgattgggtgtcacttgtcatatgtctgtacaagagatttccacactcctaaacatccctaggtccactgtttctgatgtgatagtgaagtggaaatatgaagagatgcatacagcacaaaagcgtacaggccgaccttgtctgttgactgacagagaccgccaacagttgaagagtgttgtaatgtgtaataggcagacatctattcagaccatcacacaaacTGCacctggatccactgcaagtactacgacagttaggcaggaggtaagaaaacttggatttcataatcGAAtgactgctgataagccacacatcatggcagtaaatgccaaacaatgcctcgcttggtgtaaggagcataaacactggatgactgaacagtggaaaaacattgtgtggagtgacaaatcgtgGTACATActatagcgatccgatggcagggtgtgggtatggtgaatgcccagtgaacatccaTCCGCCAGCatctgtagtgccaacaataaaattcggaggcagtggtgttatggtgtggtcatgtttttcatggagggaggcttgcacccattgttgttttgcatggcactatcacagcacatgcctacaatgatgttttaagcaccttcttgcaattCTGttaaggcgattgcatctttcaacaggattgagcacctgatcataatgcacggcctgtggcaaagtggttacatgagaataacatccctgtaatggactagcctgcgcagagtcttgacctgaatcctatagaacacctttgcgatgttttggaatgctgactttgtgccgggcctcaccaactgacatcaatacctctccttagtgcagcactctgtgaagaatgggctgccattccccaagaaaccttctagcacctgattgaacatacgcctgcaggagtggaagctgtcatcaaggctaaggatgggtcaacaccatattgaattccagcattactgatgaagggtgccatgaacttgtaagtcattttcagccaggtgtcaggatacttttgatcacatagtggaaaTGCTGGGGGAGGTATAGtccgtctgtaaactgaaaagcaagccGTGCTTGGGTGGGGTTGTTGCCTTTGCCTGCAGAATGCTACAGTGTCATAGAGGGTGAAAAAGAATCAATTTCCctgtagcagtgtagaacagtatgCAGAGATTTACATACAGTCTGCCCATATATATTTCTTGTGTTACTATTATTAGAGagtcatatctgtattccatgtagtgaCATAGTGggatagagagatagagagttgGGACTCGTCCACTCGCTGTTCAGTTGGCAGACCTAgaaaggagggaagtgcatgaccacgATCTGGTGACCTGCCTCATCCATCATGCATTCACCCTCCAGCCCCCatactccccctctcccctccccccctccctctctgcgCAGCCCTTCAATTCATCACACCCTCGTATCACAGATTATCCCTTAATATAATTGTATGTAGTTAAGACACTGTTTTTAATAATTGCTATTTTTCCATCCCCTGTAATGTGGTAATTatcagtcctagagaaaaaatgaatacctttcatgtaggaaatttaatgtagtttaaattCATACTGGGAAATATTTTTGCTAGAAATTGCAATTTTTGAGATATTCAAGAGAACCATGAAAACGTGACCTTTAAACGCCCCTTCATCCCCACACTCACACCACACTGGTCACAATTTTTGGGACGTTGTTCATGTCACTTCctcctactactgtacaaaaaaTTGTGACTGCACAATTTTTTTGCCTAATTTTGCTTCACTGACATGGCTACAAGAAGAATATGCAGATACGGTGTACATTTATGACATTTGCATTGGTAGTGCTCCTGCTACTGTTGAAGAGTACAGGCAGCACTTTCTAACCAGTCACATTCCTGATTGTAGAGAGTTTTCACCGTATtgcgtgaaacaggtattcttccagTAATTATTCTTCTGACCatgtagttcaacaacctgtgcaggaacagcaacacattgttgaaatggtgcagtGTAGTCCTACTGCCAGCACATGACAGCTTTTTGCACGTATCTGTGACCCACAAACACTCATTTGGTGAAATTAGATGTGGAAAACTTATGTCCACATTCTTCACATTCGTTCAGTGCCACACAACTTGAATTTAGTTACTGGTTAAATATCAACTGACCATTAATACTGTTCACTGGTGAAGCCACATTTATGTGCTATGGAATCAACAACATGCATAATAATCATTGATGTTCACAGGAAAATCCATATGCTACTGCGGAAACCAATATCCAGCTTTATTTTTTAATCAGTGCTTGATGTGGCATGACTGGTAACCTGTTGAtaggtccagtcattttagaagagtgAATTATGGgacagaattacttgcattttttggaaatttgattCCTTTGTTCCTTAAGCCACATGGACTGcagtgtacttccagcatgatgggggCCCCTCCTGACATGTTAGGGAACATCCCAACCACACTTACCTGAATAGCGGAACTGGTAGAGGTAGAAGAATTAACTGGccaccaaggtcaccagaccttGCAACATTAGAGTTTTGTTTATGGGCTTGGATGAAGTTGGAGGAGAACAAACAAATGATGAATATGGAAGATGAACTGCGTGGTCTTAATCGTGGACATTGATGCTCTCAATGTGTAGAGGCACTCGGACAAACAAAATAATCCATTTTCCTAAAAATGCACAAATTCATTGAAGTTGGTGCAGTATCCAAATATTTATTGTGAATTGTACAACAGCTGTAAACAGACATCTATGGTAaatagaggtgaatgtgttaaaaatgttatttttcagttgatacttttaaatcaaatattgtttttattactAACTGTTGTGCATGTGCATGTTTAACcttgacaatgtattgaataatatacaaaataaataacagtacACATTAAATGTGTGCTATCTacgaaaccatttggaatagggcatatgtacATATGCAACTTTGTGCTACAAACGATTGTTCCTTTCGTTTCCCTGACTATTGACCACtcctcttgggacaccctgtgtatgtaCATATGTGAACTATCACTCCATGTTTCTTACTGATCCGAGTACAGGAGTattacaaatacactgaaaagtgaaaaggcatgcggggggggggggggggggggggcgttgcagAGTTTTTCTGAATCACTATTTATTAGTTTGACAATTTCATGGTTCTGTTAAACTTGGTTGGTTGTGATGAATGTGACATCTTTTTGATTGTAAAAATTCCTGGCATTTTGTGCATATTCCATGagggtttattattatttatttcttttttttttaactgaaatatgTTGCAGTTGTTTTAAGATTTGTTTGTTAATAGTGCTTCTGGCTCACATGGTAATCTGATATTTAATTTGCCTTTACAGTATCTGCCGGAGAGTGAATAGCCAGCATGAAAACCAGATCTAGTAGCAGAGGCAGAGGGGAAAGCTGTTCACTCAAGAGTACGAATGAATCAAGAGGATGTGCATCAGACATCAGTCAAAGTGCACAGCATGATAATACAAATTCTAACAGAAGTTTTTTAGAATTGACCAAAAACAGCAGGAAAAGAAGGCATTCTGATGTTACATGTAGCAGTAAGAAGGCAGCGACTAACTACCAGGAAGAATCCGAACATGACCAGCTTGCAAATGTTCTAAATAAAACAGTGTCAGTGGTGCTAGAGCCATTTGATGTGGAGAAGCGTATACAGGCTAAAGTTGCAAATCGCAATAAAAAGAAATGCGTCAGTAATTACTCTGTCAGAGATGTCAAAATAACTACTAAGAGTTCAAATGGTTGCAGCACAGAAAATCAAGAGAGCTCGACAACAGGAAGCATGGACTCTCGAAGCAGTGAAAGATGTTTGCAGAAATCTACTCATCATGACGGCAAAGAACTACATAATAGTGATCAGAAGAATGTAGCATCGCTCAGCTTGAGTCATGATGATGACCAGGGGTTGTTGGAGAGTTCGACCCATCAGAGCAGAAGACAGTTGTGGGATGCTTCCCACAAAATGAGTTCAGAATTTCGCCGAGAACGCCGTAAAATATATAAGAAGCCAGTTTGTACATGTTGTGTAGGAAAAGATAACAACAGTGGAAATGAAATAAGAGTTGCAAGTGATGGCTTGAAGGCAAAACATAACAAACATATGGAGAAGAGCATCAGAAATAGTGATGTAAATAGAGCAGCCAGTCGTAcccaaaaaagaaaaactgttgtgGGTGCTTCTCACAGCAAAGTAAAAGATGCTGATTATCAGTATGGAGGCAGACCACTAACTACAGAGCACAGCAGTACAAGCTCTGAAACTATCACAACTCTCAAGATGACGAGTGAAGTATTTAAAGATGGCCAGTCATCCAGAAACAGAGAGATTATTAACAGCCACAGTAGTAGGAGGTCAGTCACACCAACTTCATGTTCTGTAGCCACAGCACCTTTGCAGATGAGAGACAGTGCAGCTTCACAACCTgcacatgcacttacacattcagaaATGCACCCAAACTTGCGTCGACGGTCAGCATCAGCGCCTCCTCAGTTACAGTTGGGTGACACTTTTCGAAAAACTGTTGATTTGTTTGCACGTTTACTTCAGGATGTGGCAGCACATCTGCAGAAATGTGCTAATAGAGTTGGTGGTACATTAAGTGACCATAATTTTGAGCATATGGTAGCTGGCGTTTCTCACTTGGTGTCCAGCTGCACATGCCATTCACCTATTGGGTGTTTACTATATAGCATTAATATTATGAATGCATTAAAAAGTAGACTGTCTGCAGAATTAAATGTGGTTTCACTATCCAATGGTGATGCAGTACAGCCAGCAGCAGCAGGCACGCAATCAAATGGGAATTTAATGGGAAGATTCCATCTAGAAGCAAGCATAAAAGAGAAGACCAATACAGAAGCCAGTGTAGAAGGAGGTAGTATATCTGAGTCTGCACCTCAGTGTGATGCCACAACATTAACAACGAAATCCAGAAACATATTGTCGCCTGCTGAGACCTGCATAAGCACATCACACAGCACTTCTCTCACTGAAGAGACAAACGACACACCATCACCAGTAGGTAGCACTGATAATGCACATATTGAAGCAAGTATCAGAGAAACAGCCCAACTGGAAGCAAACACAAAAGAGAGTACCAGCACAATAACATGTATAACAGAAGACAATGTCTCAAAGTCAGCATCAGAATATGGTGCAACGTCGTCATCAGTTGAGCCCATAATCATGGTGTCAGCTGCTGGGACATTTGTTAGTACTAGTTCTTCACCCACTGGAGGCGCAAAAGAAATCCTGGACCTACATGAAGTGGATACTGTAGTTTCTGATCAGAATAATGTAAATGATGGAGTGGATGATAGAACAGGGTGTTCCAGCTCCAAGAGTAATTTAATGTGTGGGAGTGCAGAACGAGAACAAGATGGTGAACAGAATACTTTTGACTCCGTCTGTCTCTCTATGGAAGAGATTGAAATAAAGGAAGAAGTTGAAACCTCAGAAAGTGACAGTGAATCAGAGTTGTCTGAAAAACAGTACTCGCAAAATGGGACAGAATCTGATGCTGCTGGATTTGGTCCTGAAGGGGATGAGACAGATAGATATGAAAATATGGTTGAGGTTGAGTGTAACATTGATGAGGTCTCAGATCTAATTAACCACACAGGAAGTGTATCACATAAGGAAGATCTGGGATTAGAGGCACAGTATGAACATTACAACGACAGCACTGGGAATGTCATTGCTGAGGATGCTGCTAGTAATGCAGCCAGTATTGGTCCTGTTGTTGACTGTAGAGATGACACTCATGGAGTCAACAATACTGCATGCAATGGAAATCAGGACATTGATGGTGACATGGGTTACGGTGGCAACAGAAATGAAGATGGTGTTGGGGACAACACTGCTGAATCTACTCAAGACCACAGTAATGAAGACAATGGGGATGCTGGTGCCACCAAGGAGGGTGATAACAGAAATGGAGAAAACGTTGGAGATGCCAAAAAGAATACTGGTGCTCGGAGTAATGGTTATGCATGGCTCTTTGAAGGGCAGCATTCTGGTCCAGGCTTTGCAGGGCCTGACTACCGCCTATATCGGGACCCAG
It encodes the following:
- the LOC126183728 gene encoding uncharacterized protein LOC126183728, with protein sequence MKTRSSSRGRGESCSLKSTNESRGCASDISQSAQHDNTNSNRSFLELTKNSRKRRHSDVTCSSKKAATNYQEESEHDQLANVLNKTVSVVLEPFDVEKRIQAKVANRNKKKCVSNYSVRDVKITTKSSNGCSTENQESSTTGSMDSRSSERCLQKSTHHDGKELHNSDQKNVASLSLSHDDDQGLLESSTHQSRRQLWDASHKMSSEFRRERRKIYKKPVCTCCVGKDNNSGNEIRVASDGLKAKHNKHMEKSIRNSDVNRAASRTQKRKTVVGASHSKVKDADYQYGGRPLTTEHSSTSSETITTLKMTSEVFKDGQSSRNREIINSHSSRRSVTPTSCSVATAPLQMRDSAASQPAHALTHSEMHPNLRRRSASAPPQLQLGDTFRKTVDLFARLLQDVAAHLQKCANRVGGTLSDHNFEHMVAGVSHLVSSCTCHSPIGCLLYSINIMNALKSRLSAELNVVSLSNGDAVQPAAAGTQSNGNLMGRFHLEASIKEKTNTEASVEGGSISESAPQCDATTLTTKSRNILSPAETCISTSHSTSLTEETNDTPSPVGSTDNAHIEASIRETAQLEANTKESTSTITCITEDNVSKSASEYGATSSSVEPIIMVSAAGTFVSTSSSPTGGAKEILDLHEVDTVVSDQNNVNDGVDDRTGCSSSKSNLMCGSAEREQDGEQNTFDSVCLSMEEIEIKEEVETSESDSESELSEKQYSQNGTESDAAGFGPEGDETDRYENMVEVECNIDEVSDLINHTGSVSHKEDLGLEAQYEHYNDSTGNVIAEDAASNAASIGPVVDCRDDTHGVNNTACNGNQDIDGDMGYGGNRNEDGVGDNTAESTQDHSNEDNGDAGATKEGDNRNGENVGDAKKNTGARSNGYAWLFEGQHSGPGFAGPDYRLYRDPDIIHVQALICTVRLIRYRGHEETNVVYDVRTYEDGVWHVQRIPSF